A single region of the Palaemon carinicauda isolate YSFRI2023 chromosome 17, ASM3689809v2, whole genome shotgun sequence genome encodes:
- the LOC137656139 gene encoding thrombospondin type-1 domain-containing protein 7A-like isoform X3, whose product MIVTPCVGATHAHHHKEHKGHAGGKWEAGNWSPCILDKEHIMDSEGLCRGYRLRFVICRVHGSKSYTDSECSMPSPARAIHCKTPCPQNCIVGPWSRWSSCSCHDSSSHRTRTVLVAPSQGGEGCPDLIQSRPCPGDCLNISPSLIRDEALLEAPSQNVKLRVGKWGPCQALRGEGMMSEKRQARLLEGHRGAGIGGEKAGKRTRTELPEAWVPPKRGL is encoded by the coding sequence GTGGAAAATGGGAAGCTGGTAATTGGTCTCCCTGCATATTGGATAAAGAACACATAATGGACTCCGAGGGTCTATGTCGAGGGTATCGCTTGAGATTCGTCATTTGTAGAGTCCATGGCAGCAAATCTTATACAGACTCAGAGTGCAGCATGCCATCACCAGCCAGAGCTATCCACTGCAAGACTCCCTGTCCCCAAAACTGCATCGTGGGCCCGTGGAGTAGGTGGTCGTCCTGTTCTTGTCATGATTCTTCGAGCCACCGCACGCGCACTGTTCTTGTAGCGCCGTCTCAAGGGGGAGAAGGCTGCCCAGATCTTATCCAATCCCGTCCGTGCCCTGGTGACTGCCTGAACATTTCCCCCTCTCTTATTCGTGATGAAGCATTATTGGAAGCTCCTTCCCAAAATGTGAAACTGAGAGTGGGAAAGTGGGGGCCCTGTCAAGCCCTCAGGGGTGAAGGAATGATGTCTGAAAAGAGACAAGCGAGACTCTTGGAAGGACACAGAGGAGCTGGAATTGGAGGTGAGAAAGCAGGCAAGAGAACCAGAACAGAATTGCCAGAGGCTTGGGTACCTCCAAAGCGGGGTCTTTAG